Proteins from one Puntigrus tetrazona isolate hp1 chromosome 10, ASM1883169v1, whole genome shotgun sequence genomic window:
- the LOC122353118 gene encoding protocadherin gamma-C5-like isoform X32 encodes MESKELFQRSLDWAALWIVLNSLSFATHASELLYSTAEESKPGTIVGHLTKDLGMDVHAILLREMRIISETNAKYFDVDLTSGALVVIQTMDRESMCGGSLRCHTRIQISLQNPLEMHSVTVEIVDVNDNAPHFPSRNTSLEISEAAAPGTIFRLESAHDPDVGVNSLRAYFLSQNDRFMLKVETKSDGSKFPILVLNKPLDREKTSEFKLILTAVDGGSPEKSGNIAILIKVLDVNDNAPNFHNPTKRITLLENSPHETLVTTLNASDADHGQNGEISYMFDKYTADNVLKLFSVDSSTGEIRVTGLVDHELADMYDVTVLARDKGIPPMEGSCNIKIEIVDLNDNTPAISINVVSPAISENVSPGTVIALIKVKDEDTGKNGDVSVHIPYGLPFKMSSPYEGLFTLMTEGLLDREAVAEYTITVTATDSGSRPRSSQESFVLRLSDVNDNPPVFSQPSYSVDIDENNAPNAPLLSVSASDPDVGENSTIYFSILESEALGGSVSSYVYINPDSGQIYAMRKFDYEQLNAFQIIVQVLDRGTPTQSSNTTVHVFIIDQNDHPPVLIYPAPPPDGTLQFLVPSTAGIGHLVNRITFVDGDSGHNAWLFYSFSGLDAEMFHIGAHTGELRTARRLTEEDSKSVFSFTVIVKDNGRPSLSSSVVVNITLAEKASDVSSERRSSTSKTTKGSDLTLYLIITLSFVITVSFLVIIFVVARWLSHHGYAMCLMQKLGFKHTPREHQHNDLHLQLNTDGPVRYMEVVGASRDFNNHTYTHGFSTISSRSDFVFVKAPQSTLSMRLSKRLFAHSLMKQKPPNADWRFPPNQRPGPSGAGAHPGEAGAGAGVIAGTGPWPNPPTEAEQLQALMAAANVASEATATLGPRYNPQYGPDFRQNVYIPGSTATLTANPQQQVPQQALPPPQALPPVEAPKAAQTPASKKKPTKKDKK; translated from the exons ATGGAGAGTAAAGAGCTTTTTCAGAGATCTTTGGATTGGGCTGCACTTTGGATTGTTCTTAATTCTTTGTCTTTTGCAACGCACGCCTCGGAACTTTTATATTCTACAGCTGAGGAATCTAAACCAGGAACTATTGTTGGCCACTTGACTAAAGATTTGGGAATGGACGTTCACGCGATTCTTCTAAGAGAGATGCGAATTATCTCGGAAACTAATGCTAAGTATTTTGACGTAGACCTGACATCTGGAGCTTTGGTGGTCATTCAAACGATGGACAGAGAGAGTATGTGCGGAGGAAGTTTACGTTGTCACACTCGGATTCAAATTTCTCTTCAAAACCCTTTGGAAATGCACAGCGTTACGGTAGAAATTGTGGACGTTAACGACAACGCGCCACACTTCCCAAGCCGAAACACTTCTTTGGAAATCTCAGAAGCGGCTGCCCCAGGCACTATATTCCGCTTAGAAAGTGCGCACGACCCTGACGTGGGCGTAAATTCTCTGCGCGCTTATTTTCTCAGTCAAAACGATCGTTTTATGCTAAAAGTAGAAACTAAAAGCGACGGAAGCAAATTCCCAATTTTAGTCTTAAACAAGCCTCTAGACAGAGAAAAGACGAGCGAGTTCAAATTGATTTTAACTGCAGTCGATGGTGGAAGTCCGGAAAAGTCCGGCAACATTGCAATTCTTATAAAAGTTCTAGATGTCAATGACAACGCGCCAAACTTTCACAATCCGACAAAAAGAATCACGCTTTTAGAAAATTCACCTCATGAAACATTAGTTACAACTCTTAATGCCTCCGATGCCGATCATGGTCAAAACGGTGAGATATCCTATATGTTTGATAAATACACAGCCGACAATGTGTTAAAACTCTTTAGCGTGGATTCTTCGACTGGTGAAATCAGAGTTACAGGACTGGTCGATCACGAGCTCGCTGATATGTATGACGTCACCGTTCTTGCTAGAGACAAAGGCATACCTCCAATGGAGGGCTCGTGTAATATCAAAATCGAGATTGTTGACTTGAATGACAACACCCCCGCTATCAGTATCAACGTGGTCTCTCCTGCAATCTCTGAAAATGTGAGTCCAGGAACCGTCATTGCCCTAATCAAAGTTAAAGATGAAGACACGGGGAAAAATGGCGACGTGAGCGTGCACATCCCTTATGGGTTGCCTTTCAAAATGAGTTCGCCATATGAAGGGCTTTTCACTTTAATGACCGAAGGCCTTCTGGACAGAGAGGCTGTGGCTGAATACACTATTACTGTGACCGCCACAGACTCTGGTTCCCGGCCCCGTTCCTCGCAGGAATCTTTTGTGTTGCGTCTTTCAGATGTTAATGATAACCCCCCAGTCTTTTCACAGCCCTCCTACTCTGTGGACATTGACGAAAACAATGCCCCAAATGCTCCCCTTCTGTCCGTGTCTGCATCAGACCCAGATGTGGGTGAGAACTCTACCATTTATTTCTCAATTTTAGAAAGCGAAGCTCTCGGTGGGTCTGTGtcttcatatgtatatataaacccAGATAGTGGGCAGATATATGCCATGAGAAAGTTCGATTATGAGCAATTGAATGCTTTTCAAATCATAGTGCAGGTTCTTGATAGAGGAACTCCAACTCAAAGCTCCAACACTACGGTGCATGTGTTTATTATAGATCAGAATGATCATCCTCCCGTCCTTATATATCCTGCACCTCCTCCTGATGGGACACTGCAGTTTTTAGTACCAAGCACAGCTGGCATCGGACACTTAGTCAATCGCATCACTTTCGTGGATGGAGATAGTGGCCACAACGCTTGGTTATTCTACAGCTTCTCAGGGTTAGATGCTGAAATGTTTCATATAGGTGCACATACCGGAGAGCTGCGTACAGCCCGTAGACTTACAGAAGAAGACAGCAAGTCTGTTTTTAGCTTCACTGTGATTGTAAAAGATAACGGCAGGCCGTCTCTTTCTTCTAGCGTGGTAGTTaacatcaccctggctgagaaGGCTTCAGATGTCTCTTCTGAACGTAGAAGCTCTACCTCAAAAACTACGAAAGGGTCTGACCTTACTTTGTATCTTATAATCACATTATCCTTTGTTATTACGGTCTCATTCCTGGTTATCATTTTTGTGGTGGCGCGCTGGTTAAGCCACCATGGATACGCTATGTGCCTTATGCAAAAACTCGGTTTTAAGCACACACCTCGTGAGCACCAACACAATGACCTCCACCTGCAGCTAAACACTGACGGTCCTGTTAGATACATGGAGGTCGTGGGGGCCTCCCGGGACTTCAACAATCACACATACACGCATGGTTTCTCCACCATCTCCAGCAGGAGCGACTTTGTGTTTGTTAAGGCCCCGCAGAGCACTCTAAGCATGCGACTGTCAAAAAGACTCTTCGCTCACTCACTCATGAAG CAAAAGCCACCTAATGCTGACTGGCGATTTCCCCCAAACCAGAGGCCTGGACCCAGCGG GGCTGGAGCTCATCCGGGTGAAGCAGGTGCCGGCGCTGGTGTGATCGCAGGAACAGGACCGTGGCCCAACCCCCCCACCGAAGCTGAACAGCTCCAGGCTCTGATGGCGGCAGCGAACG TAGCAAGCGAAGCCACCGCGACTCTCGGCCCTCGCTACAATCCCCAGTACGGCCCGGACTTCCGTCAGAACGTCTACATCCCGGGAAGCACCGCCACCCTCACGGCCAACCCTCAACAGCAGGTACCCCAGCAGGCCCTTCCCCCTCCCCAAGCCCTCCCTCCCGTCGAAGCCCCCAAGGCAGCTCAGACGCCCGCCAGCAAGAAGAAGCCTACCAAGAAAGACAAGAAGTAA
- the LOC122353118 gene encoding protocadherin gamma-C5-like isoform X48, protein MESKELFQRSLDWAALWIVLNSLSFATHASELLYSTAEESKPGTIVGHLTKDLGMDVHAILLREMRIISETNAKYFDVDLTSGALVVIQTMDRESMCGGSLRCHTRIQISLQNPLEMHSVTVEIVDVNDNAPHFPSRNTSLEISEAAAPGTIFRLESAHDPDVGVNSLRAYFLSQNDRFMLKVETKSDGSKFPILVLNKPLDREKTSEFKLILTAVDGGSPEKSGNIAILIKVLDVNDNAPNFHNPTKRITLLENSPHETLVTTLNASDADHGQNGEISYMFDKYTADNVLKLFSVDSSTGEIRVTGLVDHELADMYDVTVLARDKGIPPMEGSCNIKIEIVDLNDNTPAISINVVSPAISENVSPGTVIALIKVKDEDTGKNGDVSVHIPYGLPFKMSSPYEGLFTLMTEGLLDREAVAEYTITVTATDSGSRPRSSQESFVLRLSDVNDNPPVFSQPSYSVDIDENNAPNAPLLSVSASDPDVGENSTIYFSILESEALGGSVSSYVYINPDSGQIYAMRKFDYEQLNAFQIIVQVLDRGTPTQSSNTTVHVFIIDQNDHPPVLIYPAPPPDGTLQFLVPSTAGIGHLVNRITFVDGDSGHNAWLFYSFSGLDAEMFHIGAHTGELRTARRLTEEDSKSVFSFTVIVKDNGRPSLSSSVVVNITLAEKASDVSSERRSSTSKTTKGSDLTLYLIITLSFVITVSFLVIIFVVARWLSHHGYAMCLMQKLGFKHTPREHQHNDLHLQLNTDGPVRYMEVVGASRDFNNHTYTHGFSTISSRSDFVFVKAPQSTLSMRLSKRLFAHSLMKQKPPNADWRFPPNQRPGPSGQHRFHTLQQRWTPYEKSRAGAHPGEAGAGAGVIAGTGPWPNPPTEAEQLQALMAAANASEATATLGPRYNPQYGPDFRQNVYIPGSTATLTANPQQQVPQQALPPPQALPPVEAPKAAQTPASKKKPTKKDKK, encoded by the exons ATGGAGAGTAAAGAGCTTTTTCAGAGATCTTTGGATTGGGCTGCACTTTGGATTGTTCTTAATTCTTTGTCTTTTGCAACGCACGCCTCGGAACTTTTATATTCTACAGCTGAGGAATCTAAACCAGGAACTATTGTTGGCCACTTGACTAAAGATTTGGGAATGGACGTTCACGCGATTCTTCTAAGAGAGATGCGAATTATCTCGGAAACTAATGCTAAGTATTTTGACGTAGACCTGACATCTGGAGCTTTGGTGGTCATTCAAACGATGGACAGAGAGAGTATGTGCGGAGGAAGTTTACGTTGTCACACTCGGATTCAAATTTCTCTTCAAAACCCTTTGGAAATGCACAGCGTTACGGTAGAAATTGTGGACGTTAACGACAACGCGCCACACTTCCCAAGCCGAAACACTTCTTTGGAAATCTCAGAAGCGGCTGCCCCAGGCACTATATTCCGCTTAGAAAGTGCGCACGACCCTGACGTGGGCGTAAATTCTCTGCGCGCTTATTTTCTCAGTCAAAACGATCGTTTTATGCTAAAAGTAGAAACTAAAAGCGACGGAAGCAAATTCCCAATTTTAGTCTTAAACAAGCCTCTAGACAGAGAAAAGACGAGCGAGTTCAAATTGATTTTAACTGCAGTCGATGGTGGAAGTCCGGAAAAGTCCGGCAACATTGCAATTCTTATAAAAGTTCTAGATGTCAATGACAACGCGCCAAACTTTCACAATCCGACAAAAAGAATCACGCTTTTAGAAAATTCACCTCATGAAACATTAGTTACAACTCTTAATGCCTCCGATGCCGATCATGGTCAAAACGGTGAGATATCCTATATGTTTGATAAATACACAGCCGACAATGTGTTAAAACTCTTTAGCGTGGATTCTTCGACTGGTGAAATCAGAGTTACAGGACTGGTCGATCACGAGCTCGCTGATATGTATGACGTCACCGTTCTTGCTAGAGACAAAGGCATACCTCCAATGGAGGGCTCGTGTAATATCAAAATCGAGATTGTTGACTTGAATGACAACACCCCCGCTATCAGTATCAACGTGGTCTCTCCTGCAATCTCTGAAAATGTGAGTCCAGGAACCGTCATTGCCCTAATCAAAGTTAAAGATGAAGACACGGGGAAAAATGGCGACGTGAGCGTGCACATCCCTTATGGGTTGCCTTTCAAAATGAGTTCGCCATATGAAGGGCTTTTCACTTTAATGACCGAAGGCCTTCTGGACAGAGAGGCTGTGGCTGAATACACTATTACTGTGACCGCCACAGACTCTGGTTCCCGGCCCCGTTCCTCGCAGGAATCTTTTGTGTTGCGTCTTTCAGATGTTAATGATAACCCCCCAGTCTTTTCACAGCCCTCCTACTCTGTGGACATTGACGAAAACAATGCCCCAAATGCTCCCCTTCTGTCCGTGTCTGCATCAGACCCAGATGTGGGTGAGAACTCTACCATTTATTTCTCAATTTTAGAAAGCGAAGCTCTCGGTGGGTCTGTGtcttcatatgtatatataaacccAGATAGTGGGCAGATATATGCCATGAGAAAGTTCGATTATGAGCAATTGAATGCTTTTCAAATCATAGTGCAGGTTCTTGATAGAGGAACTCCAACTCAAAGCTCCAACACTACGGTGCATGTGTTTATTATAGATCAGAATGATCATCCTCCCGTCCTTATATATCCTGCACCTCCTCCTGATGGGACACTGCAGTTTTTAGTACCAAGCACAGCTGGCATCGGACACTTAGTCAATCGCATCACTTTCGTGGATGGAGATAGTGGCCACAACGCTTGGTTATTCTACAGCTTCTCAGGGTTAGATGCTGAAATGTTTCATATAGGTGCACATACCGGAGAGCTGCGTACAGCCCGTAGACTTACAGAAGAAGACAGCAAGTCTGTTTTTAGCTTCACTGTGATTGTAAAAGATAACGGCAGGCCGTCTCTTTCTTCTAGCGTGGTAGTTaacatcaccctggctgagaaGGCTTCAGATGTCTCTTCTGAACGTAGAAGCTCTACCTCAAAAACTACGAAAGGGTCTGACCTTACTTTGTATCTTATAATCACATTATCCTTTGTTATTACGGTCTCATTCCTGGTTATCATTTTTGTGGTGGCGCGCTGGTTAAGCCACCATGGATACGCTATGTGCCTTATGCAAAAACTCGGTTTTAAGCACACACCTCGTGAGCACCAACACAATGACCTCCACCTGCAGCTAAACACTGACGGTCCTGTTAGATACATGGAGGTCGTGGGGGCCTCCCGGGACTTCAACAATCACACATACACGCATGGTTTCTCCACCATCTCCAGCAGGAGCGACTTTGTGTTTGTTAAGGCCCCGCAGAGCACTCTAAGCATGCGACTGTCAAAAAGACTCTTCGCTCACTCACTCATGAAG CAAAAGCCACCTAATGCTGACTGGCGATTTCCCCCAAACCAGAGGCCTGGACCCAGCGG CCAACACAGGTTCCACACCCTGCAGCAGAGATGGACTCCATACGAGAAGTCCAG GGCTGGAGCTCATCCGGGTGAAGCAGGTGCCGGCGCTGGTGTGATCGCAGGAACAGGACCGTGGCCCAACCCCCCCACCGAAGCTGAACAGCTCCAGGCTCTGATGGCGGCAGCGAACG CAAGCGAAGCCACCGCGACTCTCGGCCCTCGCTACAATCCCCAGTACGGCCCGGACTTCCGTCAGAACGTCTACATCCCGGGAAGCACCGCCACCCTCACGGCCAACCCTCAACAGCAGGTACCCCAGCAGGCCCTTCCCCCTCCCCAAGCCCTCCCTCCCGTCGAAGCCCCCAAGGCAGCTCAGACGCCCGCCAGCAAGAAGAAGCCTACCAAGAAAGACAAGAAGTAA
- the LOC122353118 gene encoding protocadherin gamma-C5-like isoform X9 gives MESKELFQRSLDWAALWIVLNSLSFATHASELLYSTAEESKPGTIVGHLTKDLGMDVHAILLREMRIISETNAKYFDVDLTSGALVVIQTMDRESMCGGSLRCHTRIQISLQNPLEMHSVTVEIVDVNDNAPHFPSRNTSLEISEAAAPGTIFRLESAHDPDVGVNSLRAYFLSQNDRFMLKVETKSDGSKFPILVLNKPLDREKTSEFKLILTAVDGGSPEKSGNIAILIKVLDVNDNAPNFHNPTKRITLLENSPHETLVTTLNASDADHGQNGEISYMFDKYTADNVLKLFSVDSSTGEIRVTGLVDHELADMYDVTVLARDKGIPPMEGSCNIKIEIVDLNDNTPAISINVVSPAISENVSPGTVIALIKVKDEDTGKNGDVSVHIPYGLPFKMSSPYEGLFTLMTEGLLDREAVAEYTITVTATDSGSRPRSSQESFVLRLSDVNDNPPVFSQPSYSVDIDENNAPNAPLLSVSASDPDVGENSTIYFSILESEALGGSVSSYVYINPDSGQIYAMRKFDYEQLNAFQIIVQVLDRGTPTQSSNTTVHVFIIDQNDHPPVLIYPAPPPDGTLQFLVPSTAGIGHLVNRITFVDGDSGHNAWLFYSFSGLDAEMFHIGAHTGELRTARRLTEEDSKSVFSFTVIVKDNGRPSLSSSVVVNITLAEKASDVSSERRSSTSKTTKGSDLTLYLIITLSFVITVSFLVIIFVVARWLSHHGYAMCLMQKLGFKHTPREHQHNDLHLQLNTDGPVRYMEVVGASRDFNNHTYTHGFSTISSRSDFVFVKAPQSTLSMRLSKRLFAHSLMKQKPPNADWRFPPNQRPGPSGQHRFHTLQQRWTPYEKSRAGAHPGEAGAGAGVIAGTGPWPNPPTEAEQLQALMAAANVASEATATLGPRYNPQYGPDFRQNVYIPGSTATLTANPQQQVPQQALPPPQALPPVEAPKAAQTPASKKKPTKKDKK, from the exons ATGGAGAGTAAAGAGCTTTTTCAGAGATCTTTGGATTGGGCTGCACTTTGGATTGTTCTTAATTCTTTGTCTTTTGCAACGCACGCCTCGGAACTTTTATATTCTACAGCTGAGGAATCTAAACCAGGAACTATTGTTGGCCACTTGACTAAAGATTTGGGAATGGACGTTCACGCGATTCTTCTAAGAGAGATGCGAATTATCTCGGAAACTAATGCTAAGTATTTTGACGTAGACCTGACATCTGGAGCTTTGGTGGTCATTCAAACGATGGACAGAGAGAGTATGTGCGGAGGAAGTTTACGTTGTCACACTCGGATTCAAATTTCTCTTCAAAACCCTTTGGAAATGCACAGCGTTACGGTAGAAATTGTGGACGTTAACGACAACGCGCCACACTTCCCAAGCCGAAACACTTCTTTGGAAATCTCAGAAGCGGCTGCCCCAGGCACTATATTCCGCTTAGAAAGTGCGCACGACCCTGACGTGGGCGTAAATTCTCTGCGCGCTTATTTTCTCAGTCAAAACGATCGTTTTATGCTAAAAGTAGAAACTAAAAGCGACGGAAGCAAATTCCCAATTTTAGTCTTAAACAAGCCTCTAGACAGAGAAAAGACGAGCGAGTTCAAATTGATTTTAACTGCAGTCGATGGTGGAAGTCCGGAAAAGTCCGGCAACATTGCAATTCTTATAAAAGTTCTAGATGTCAATGACAACGCGCCAAACTTTCACAATCCGACAAAAAGAATCACGCTTTTAGAAAATTCACCTCATGAAACATTAGTTACAACTCTTAATGCCTCCGATGCCGATCATGGTCAAAACGGTGAGATATCCTATATGTTTGATAAATACACAGCCGACAATGTGTTAAAACTCTTTAGCGTGGATTCTTCGACTGGTGAAATCAGAGTTACAGGACTGGTCGATCACGAGCTCGCTGATATGTATGACGTCACCGTTCTTGCTAGAGACAAAGGCATACCTCCAATGGAGGGCTCGTGTAATATCAAAATCGAGATTGTTGACTTGAATGACAACACCCCCGCTATCAGTATCAACGTGGTCTCTCCTGCAATCTCTGAAAATGTGAGTCCAGGAACCGTCATTGCCCTAATCAAAGTTAAAGATGAAGACACGGGGAAAAATGGCGACGTGAGCGTGCACATCCCTTATGGGTTGCCTTTCAAAATGAGTTCGCCATATGAAGGGCTTTTCACTTTAATGACCGAAGGCCTTCTGGACAGAGAGGCTGTGGCTGAATACACTATTACTGTGACCGCCACAGACTCTGGTTCCCGGCCCCGTTCCTCGCAGGAATCTTTTGTGTTGCGTCTTTCAGATGTTAATGATAACCCCCCAGTCTTTTCACAGCCCTCCTACTCTGTGGACATTGACGAAAACAATGCCCCAAATGCTCCCCTTCTGTCCGTGTCTGCATCAGACCCAGATGTGGGTGAGAACTCTACCATTTATTTCTCAATTTTAGAAAGCGAAGCTCTCGGTGGGTCTGTGtcttcatatgtatatataaacccAGATAGTGGGCAGATATATGCCATGAGAAAGTTCGATTATGAGCAATTGAATGCTTTTCAAATCATAGTGCAGGTTCTTGATAGAGGAACTCCAACTCAAAGCTCCAACACTACGGTGCATGTGTTTATTATAGATCAGAATGATCATCCTCCCGTCCTTATATATCCTGCACCTCCTCCTGATGGGACACTGCAGTTTTTAGTACCAAGCACAGCTGGCATCGGACACTTAGTCAATCGCATCACTTTCGTGGATGGAGATAGTGGCCACAACGCTTGGTTATTCTACAGCTTCTCAGGGTTAGATGCTGAAATGTTTCATATAGGTGCACATACCGGAGAGCTGCGTACAGCCCGTAGACTTACAGAAGAAGACAGCAAGTCTGTTTTTAGCTTCACTGTGATTGTAAAAGATAACGGCAGGCCGTCTCTTTCTTCTAGCGTGGTAGTTaacatcaccctggctgagaaGGCTTCAGATGTCTCTTCTGAACGTAGAAGCTCTACCTCAAAAACTACGAAAGGGTCTGACCTTACTTTGTATCTTATAATCACATTATCCTTTGTTATTACGGTCTCATTCCTGGTTATCATTTTTGTGGTGGCGCGCTGGTTAAGCCACCATGGATACGCTATGTGCCTTATGCAAAAACTCGGTTTTAAGCACACACCTCGTGAGCACCAACACAATGACCTCCACCTGCAGCTAAACACTGACGGTCCTGTTAGATACATGGAGGTCGTGGGGGCCTCCCGGGACTTCAACAATCACACATACACGCATGGTTTCTCCACCATCTCCAGCAGGAGCGACTTTGTGTTTGTTAAGGCCCCGCAGAGCACTCTAAGCATGCGACTGTCAAAAAGACTCTTCGCTCACTCACTCATGAAG CAAAAGCCACCTAATGCTGACTGGCGATTTCCCCCAAACCAGAGGCCTGGACCCAGCGG CCAACACAGGTTCCACACCCTGCAGCAGAGATGGACTCCATACGAGAAGTCCAG GGCTGGAGCTCATCCGGGTGAAGCAGGTGCCGGCGCTGGTGTGATCGCAGGAACAGGACCGTGGCCCAACCCCCCCACCGAAGCTGAACAGCTCCAGGCTCTGATGGCGGCAGCGAACG TAGCAAGCGAAGCCACCGCGACTCTCGGCCCTCGCTACAATCCCCAGTACGGCCCGGACTTCCGTCAGAACGTCTACATCCCGGGAAGCACCGCCACCCTCACGGCCAACCCTCAACAGCAGGTACCCCAGCAGGCCCTTCCCCCTCCCCAAGCCCTCCCTCCCGTCGAAGCCCCCAAGGCAGCTCAGACGCCCGCCAGCAAGAAGAAGCCTACCAAGAAAGACAAGAAGTAA